In Leptospira fletcheri, the genomic window TGGTATAATTAAGTCATTATGGCGACTGTAAAAACAATGACTTTTTTTGATATTTTAAAGAGATTCCCTACTCAACAATCGGTTATAGATTATTTTATCAAATCTCGTTACGGAAGAAAGATTAAATGTAATCATTGCAATAGAGGAAAGAAAATCTACCCTTTAAAAGGAAGACCGAAGTTTTTTCAATGTGGATATTGCAATAACTCTTTCTCTATCTTTAAAGGAACAATTTTCGAAAGAACTAGAGTCGATCTACAAAAGTGGATCTTTGCTATCTATCAAGTCTCGGTAGTTGCTAAAAAAGGGATTTCGGCTTATCAACTTCAACGTTCGATTGGTTTAACTTATAAAACTAACTGGAGAATGTTGAAGCAAATTCGAATTGCTATGACGAATGATAAAAACTTTGAATTATTTCAATCTATCGTAGAAATTGATGAAACCTATCTTGGCGGTAAGCCAAAAAAAGGATCCGATACAAAAAGTAAAAGAGGTCGTGGTACTAACAAAATAGCTGTTGTTGGAATTTACGATAGAAAAACGGAAAAGGTTTTCGCCCAACCTATTTTCCGAAAAGAAGGACAAAATTTAAAAGGAAAACAACTACTCCAATTAATAGATTCGAAAGTTGCTAAAAA contains:
- a CDS encoding IS1595 family transposase, with product MATVKTMTFFDILKRFPTQQSVIDYFIKSRYGRKIKCNHCNRGKKIYPLKGRPKFFQCGYCNNSFSIFKGTIFERTRVDLQKWIFAIYQVSVVAKKGISAYQLQRSIGLTYKTNWRMLKQIRIAMTNDKNFELFQSIVEIDETYLGGKPKKGSDTKSKRGRGTNKIAVVGIYDRKTEKVFAQPIFRKEGQNLKGKQLLQLIDSKVAKKAKIYTDEFRGYWILDKLKRKHFTVDHSKEYVAADGTHTNNIEAFWSLLKRMHYGTYHKISPKYMTYYCGEEAFRFSNRSDLNGILDKVLEQSLIIKNR